One genomic window of Micrococcus flavus includes the following:
- a CDS encoding ABC transporter ATP-binding protein, producing the protein MKLELRGITKRFGSFAANEDVHLTVESGRVHTLLGENGAGKSTLMNVLFGLYEPTEGEILLDGRPVRFSGPGEAMRAGIGMVHQHFMLVPVFTVAENVALGDESTRAAGVLDLEQTGRRIREISDQYGFHVDPDAVVEDLPVGVQQRVEIIKALVRDARILILDEPTAVLTPQETDELLDIIRQLRADGTAVVFISHKLREVKAISDDITVLRRGRVVGTADPSASAAELAALMVGRDVALHREKAEPRLGEETFRVEHLTVVGPTGQVLVDDVSFGIRQGEVLAVAGVQGNGQTELIEAIMGLQAKATGSVRLDGEELLGRSTRRIIRAGVGYVPEDRSTDGLVGSFSVAENMVLNRYDTAPAGSALQMRPSAVRALAEQRVAEFDVRTQGVDVPVGTLSGGNQQKVVMARELVDGLRLFIASQPTRGVDVGSIEFLHDRIVAERDAGTPVLIVSTELDEVMELADRIAVMYHGRIVDIVPGDASRDRLGLLMAGQTAQDTDQEGPRA; encoded by the coding sequence ATGAAGCTCGAGCTGCGCGGCATCACCAAGCGCTTCGGCTCCTTCGCCGCCAACGAGGACGTCCACCTGACGGTGGAGTCCGGCCGCGTCCACACCCTGCTGGGCGAGAACGGCGCCGGCAAGTCCACCCTGATGAACGTCCTCTTCGGCCTCTACGAGCCGACGGAGGGGGAGATCCTCCTGGACGGCCGGCCCGTGCGCTTCTCCGGCCCGGGCGAGGCGATGCGCGCGGGCATCGGCATGGTGCACCAGCACTTCATGCTCGTGCCCGTGTTCACCGTGGCGGAGAACGTGGCCCTGGGCGACGAGAGCACCCGCGCCGCCGGCGTCCTGGACCTCGAGCAGACCGGCCGCCGCATCCGGGAGATCTCGGACCAGTACGGCTTCCACGTGGACCCGGACGCGGTGGTGGAGGACCTGCCCGTGGGCGTCCAGCAGCGTGTGGAGATCATCAAGGCCCTCGTGCGGGACGCCCGCATCCTGATCCTCGACGAGCCCACCGCGGTGCTCACCCCCCAGGAGACCGACGAGCTCCTCGACATCATCCGCCAGCTGCGTGCGGACGGCACCGCGGTGGTGTTCATCTCCCACAAGCTGCGCGAGGTCAAGGCGATCTCCGACGACATCACGGTGCTCCGCCGCGGCCGGGTGGTCGGCACCGCGGACCCCTCCGCCTCCGCGGCCGAGCTGGCCGCGCTCATGGTGGGCCGGGACGTTGCACTCCACCGGGAGAAGGCGGAGCCGCGCCTGGGCGAGGAGACCTTCCGCGTGGAGCACCTCACCGTGGTCGGCCCCACCGGCCAGGTCCTCGTGGACGACGTCTCCTTCGGCATCCGCCAGGGCGAGGTGCTGGCCGTCGCCGGCGTGCAGGGCAACGGCCAGACCGAGCTGATCGAGGCCATCATGGGTCTCCAGGCCAAGGCCACGGGCTCCGTGCGGCTGGACGGCGAGGAGCTGCTGGGCCGCAGCACCCGCCGGATCATCCGCGCCGGGGTGGGCTACGTGCCCGAGGACCGCTCCACCGACGGCCTCGTGGGCTCGTTCTCCGTGGCGGAGAACATGGTGCTGAACCGCTACGACACCGCCCCGGCGGGCTCGGCCCTGCAGATGCGCCCCTCCGCGGTGCGCGCCCTCGCCGAGCAGCGCGTGGCCGAGTTCGACGTCCGGACGCAGGGCGTGGATGTGCCCGTGGGGACGCTCTCGGGCGGCAACCAGCAGAAGGTCGTCATGGCCCGCGAGCTCGTGGACGGGCTGCGCCTGTTCATCGCCTCCCAGCCGACGCGCGGCGTGGACGTGGGCTCGATCGAGTTCCTCCATGACCGGATCGTCGCCGAGCGCGACGCCGGCACCCCGGTGCTGATCGTGTCCACCGAGCTGGACGAGGTCATGGAGCTCGCCGACCGGATCGCCGTGATGTACCACGGCCGGATCGTGGACATCGTGCCCGGGGACGCCTCGCGCGACCGCCTGGGCCTGCTGATGGCGGGACAGACCGCCCAGGACACCGACCAGGAAGGACC
- a CDS encoding BMP family lipoprotein: MGIVSPSSERRRSLLLPAALLGASGLLLAGCGAPPAESGSSASGGSAAVTADAAAGSDNKDYKACIVSDQGGFDDRSFNQSSYEGLKAAEEAYGIETNEAESQDPGDFTPNVNSMVQADCDSVIGVGFLLGDAIKPIAQANPETHFLGVDVTDDGFSDNVKKLTYDTAQAAFLAGYAAAATTETGTVATYGGMEIPTVTIFMDGFAAGVEHYNETKGEDVKLLGWDRKAKTGSFTGDFENQANGKTNTANFINEGADIVMPVAGPVGLGTIDAVKEANGAGKDVKVIWVDSDGYESTEAGDIMLTSVVKNMGQSVADVLGQDVKGEFDSAPYVGTLENEGVKLAPFHDFEDEVSQETKDELKKLQEQIISGELTVDSEYSPKS, from the coding sequence ATGGGCATCGTCTCCCCGTCGTCCGAGCGCCGCCGCTCCCTCCTGCTCCCCGCCGCCCTCCTGGGCGCGTCCGGCCTGCTGCTGGCCGGCTGCGGCGCCCCGCCCGCCGAGTCCGGCTCCTCCGCGTCGGGCGGCTCCGCCGCCGTGACCGCCGACGCCGCCGCCGGCTCGGACAACAAGGACTACAAGGCCTGCATCGTCTCCGACCAGGGCGGCTTCGACGACCGCTCCTTCAACCAGTCCTCCTACGAGGGCCTGAAGGCCGCCGAGGAGGCCTACGGCATCGAGACCAACGAGGCCGAGTCCCAGGACCCGGGCGACTTCACCCCGAACGTCAACTCCATGGTGCAGGCCGACTGCGACTCCGTGATCGGCGTGGGCTTCCTCCTCGGCGACGCGATCAAGCCGATCGCCCAGGCCAACCCGGAGACCCACTTCCTGGGCGTGGACGTCACCGACGACGGCTTCTCGGACAACGTCAAGAAGCTCACCTACGACACGGCGCAGGCCGCCTTCCTGGCCGGCTACGCCGCCGCGGCGACCACCGAGACCGGCACCGTGGCCACCTACGGCGGCATGGAGATCCCCACCGTGACGATCTTCATGGACGGGTTCGCCGCGGGTGTGGAGCACTACAACGAGACCAAGGGCGAGGACGTCAAGCTCCTCGGCTGGGACCGCAAGGCCAAGACCGGCTCCTTCACCGGCGACTTCGAGAACCAGGCCAACGGCAAGACCAACACCGCCAACTTCATCAACGAGGGCGCGGACATCGTGATGCCCGTGGCCGGGCCCGTGGGCCTGGGCACCATCGACGCCGTCAAGGAGGCCAACGGCGCCGGCAAGGACGTCAAGGTCATCTGGGTCGACTCGGACGGCTACGAGTCCACCGAGGCCGGCGACATCATGCTCACCTCCGTGGTGAAGAACATGGGCCAGTCCGTGGCCGACGTGCTGGGGCAGGACGTGAAGGGCGAGTTCGACAGCGCCCCGTACGTGGGCACCCTGGAGAACGAGGGCGTGAAGCTCGCCCCGTTCCACGACTTCGAGGACGAGGTCTCCCAGGAGACCAAGGACGAGCTGAAGAAGCTGCAGGAGCAGATCATCTCCGGCGAGCTGACGGTCGACTCCGAGTACTCCCCGAAGTCCTGA
- a CDS encoding amidohydrolase, which yields MSTSESVVAEPAPRVALPSVASVVAQLEREVIGVRRDLHRHPELSYEEYRTTDRIMEALAEHGLSPVRLQDTGAYVDVGEGPLVLALRADIDALPVEEETSLPYVSVNDGVAHACGHDMHTAVMVGTALTLARILRGATSDRALRAVADRAHGRVRIIFQPAEERLPGGSLSVIRQGVLEGVPRILAAHCDPHFDVGTIGTRIGAITSAADTLRITLTGRGGHTSRPHLTEDMVFALSQIAVNVPAVLSRRIDVRSAVSVVWGQIAAGSAPNAIDNTGYLAGTMRCLDAGVWEEAGTLLDEVVTQVAAPYGVDVRMDHIRGVPPVVNTEAETALIETAARRELGARAIQLTPQSMGGEDFAWMTQEVPGSMLRLGTRTPGGTTYDLHRGDYAPDERAIGVGMRVFAAAALEALTSGGV from the coding sequence ATGAGCACCTCCGAGTCCGTCGTCGCCGAGCCCGCCCCGCGCGTCGCCCTTCCGTCCGTGGCCTCCGTCGTGGCGCAGCTGGAGCGGGAGGTGATCGGCGTGCGCCGGGACCTGCACCGCCACCCGGAGCTGTCCTACGAGGAGTACCGGACCACGGACCGGATCATGGAGGCGCTCGCCGAGCACGGGCTCTCCCCGGTGCGCCTGCAGGACACCGGTGCGTACGTGGACGTCGGCGAGGGGCCGCTCGTGCTGGCCCTGCGCGCGGACATCGACGCCCTCCCCGTGGAGGAGGAGACCTCCCTGCCGTACGTCTCCGTGAACGACGGCGTGGCCCACGCCTGCGGACACGACATGCACACCGCCGTCATGGTGGGCACCGCCCTGACCCTGGCCCGGATCCTGCGCGGCGCCACCTCCGACCGGGCGCTGCGGGCCGTCGCGGACCGCGCTCACGGCCGGGTGCGCATCATCTTCCAGCCCGCCGAGGAGCGGCTGCCCGGCGGCTCGCTGTCCGTCATCCGCCAGGGAGTCCTCGAGGGCGTGCCGCGCATCCTGGCCGCGCACTGCGACCCGCACTTCGACGTCGGCACGATCGGCACGCGCATCGGTGCCATCACGTCCGCGGCGGACACGCTGCGCATCACCCTCACGGGCCGTGGCGGCCACACCTCGCGTCCGCACCTGACGGAGGACATGGTCTTCGCGCTGTCCCAGATCGCCGTCAACGTCCCGGCGGTGCTCTCCCGGCGCATCGACGTGCGCTCCGCCGTGTCCGTGGTGTGGGGCCAGATCGCGGCGGGGTCCGCGCCCAACGCGATCGACAACACCGGCTACCTCGCGGGCACCATGCGCTGCCTCGACGCCGGGGTGTGGGAGGAGGCCGGCACCCTCCTGGACGAGGTCGTGACGCAGGTGGCGGCCCCCTACGGCGTGGATGTCCGGATGGACCACATCCGCGGCGTGCCCCCGGTGGTCAACACGGAGGCCGAGACGGCGCTGATCGAGACCGCCGCACGTCGTGAGCTGGGGGCCCGGGCCATCCAGCTGACCCCCCAGTCCATGGGCGGAGAGGACTTCGCCTGGATGACCCAGGAGGTCCCCGGCTCCATGCTCCGCCTCGGCACCCGCACGCCGGGTGGCACCACGTACGACCTGCACCGGGGGGACTACGCGCCGGACGAGCGCGCGATCGGTGTGGGCATGCGCGTGTTCGCCGCCGCGGCCCTCGAGGCGCTGACCTCCGGAGGGGTGTGA
- a CDS encoding mannose-1-phosphate guanylyltransferase, translated as MRDAASVPALERFHAVIPAGGVGTRLWPLSRAAAPKFLHDLTGSGQTLIRATWDRLAPLARGVMVVTGEAHEGAVRRQLPDLQEQDLVLEPEPKDSAAAIGLAAAILSLRDPDTIMGSFAADQVIGPVEVFQDAVAQAVATAATGRIVTIGITPSHPATGFGYIRSGRRLRVEGAPDAHDVAAFVEKPDRRVAERYVTSGRYLWNAGMFVAPVALMLEHLAAHEPDLHAGIMEIARAWDTPQRDEVMARVWPGLKKTAIDYAVAEPAATAGDVAVIPGTFTWDDVGDFAAIARLNPARDASGITVIGDTPRVYSSDASGVVVTDSDRVIALIGIEDVVVVDTGDALLVTTTEHAQDVKKAVESLKARGADDVL; from the coding sequence ATCCGGGACGCCGCGTCCGTGCCCGCCCTCGAGCGCTTCCATGCCGTGATCCCCGCCGGCGGCGTGGGCACCCGCCTGTGGCCGCTCTCGCGTGCCGCAGCGCCGAAGTTCCTCCACGACCTCACCGGTTCCGGCCAGACGCTCATCCGCGCCACGTGGGACCGCCTGGCCCCGCTCGCCCGCGGTGTCATGGTGGTCACGGGGGAGGCCCATGAGGGCGCCGTGCGCCGGCAGCTGCCGGACCTGCAGGAGCAGGACCTCGTGCTCGAGCCCGAGCCCAAGGACTCCGCCGCCGCGATCGGCCTGGCCGCGGCCATCCTGTCCCTGCGCGACCCGGACACGATCATGGGCTCCTTCGCGGCCGACCAGGTGATCGGCCCCGTGGAGGTGTTCCAGGACGCCGTGGCGCAGGCCGTGGCCACCGCGGCCACGGGCCGGATCGTGACGATCGGCATCACCCCCTCGCACCCGGCCACGGGCTTCGGGTACATCCGCTCCGGTCGGCGGCTTCGGGTCGAGGGCGCTCCGGACGCGCACGACGTCGCCGCGTTCGTGGAGAAGCCCGATCGGCGGGTGGCCGAGCGCTACGTGACCTCCGGCCGCTACCTGTGGAACGCCGGCATGTTCGTGGCCCCCGTGGCCCTCATGCTCGAGCACCTCGCGGCCCACGAGCCGGACCTGCACGCCGGGATCATGGAGATCGCCCGCGCATGGGACACCCCGCAGCGGGACGAGGTCATGGCGCGGGTGTGGCCGGGCCTGAAGAAGACCGCCATCGACTACGCGGTCGCGGAGCCCGCCGCCACCGCCGGCGACGTCGCCGTCATCCCCGGCACGTTCACGTGGGACGACGTGGGCGACTTCGCCGCGATCGCCCGCCTGAACCCGGCGAGGGACGCGTCCGGCATCACCGTCATCGGCGACACGCCCCGCGTCTACTCCTCGGACGCCTCCGGCGTCGTGGTCACGGACAGCGACCGCGTGATCGCCCTGATCGGGATCGAGGACGTGGTGGTGGTGGACACCGGCGACGCCCTGCTGGTGACCACCACGGAGCACGCCCAGGACGTGAAGAAGGCGGTCGAGTCGCTCAAGGCGCGCGGCGCCGACGACGTCCTCTGA
- the sdhC gene encoding succinate dehydrogenase, cytochrome b556 subunit, producing MSSATAQAPAKSGRGTLYRGHGGMWSWVGHRITGVVIFFYLLVHVLDTSMVRVSPEAYDAVMTSYKTWYFALGETALVAAVLFHALNGLRIILVDFWKGGTRHHKTLLWVVLALWAVLLIGFSVRHLTLAFGGH from the coding sequence ATGTCCAGCGCCACTGCGCAGGCCCCGGCCAAGAGCGGCCGCGGAACCCTGTATCGGGGCCATGGCGGCATGTGGTCCTGGGTGGGCCACCGCATCACCGGCGTCGTCATCTTCTTCTACCTGCTCGTCCACGTCCTGGACACGTCCATGGTGCGTGTGTCGCCGGAGGCCTACGACGCCGTCATGACGTCGTACAAGACGTGGTACTTCGCCCTCGGCGAGACCGCTCTCGTGGCCGCCGTGCTGTTCCACGCGCTGAACGGCCTGCGGATCATCCTGGTCGACTTCTGGAAGGGCGGCACCCGCCACCACAAGACCCTCCTGTGGGTCGTCCTGGCCCTCTGGGCGGTCCTGCTGATCGGCTTCTCCGTCCGTCACCTCACGCTCGCCTTCGGAGGTCACTGA
- a CDS encoding succinate dehydrogenase hydrophobic membrane anchor subunit: MSTPETTIAAPRTGRIDPKYTRGESGKGNFEMLAWLFMRVSGVILVVLVFVHIFSNLMVGDGISGIDFGFVAGKWAHPLWLFWDLALLWLAMLHGANGVRTIINDYAERDGVRFWLSMILYVATAAIIVLGTLVIFTFEPCMVDATGALLENSPAICR, translated from the coding sequence ATGAGCACCCCTGAGACCACCATCGCGGCCCCGCGCACCGGCCGCATCGATCCCAAGTACACCCGCGGCGAGTCCGGCAAGGGCAACTTCGAGATGCTCGCGTGGCTGTTCATGCGGGTGTCCGGCGTGATCCTCGTCGTGCTCGTGTTCGTGCACATCTTCTCGAACCTGATGGTCGGGGACGGCATCTCCGGGATCGACTTCGGGTTCGTGGCCGGCAAGTGGGCCCACCCGCTGTGGCTGTTCTGGGACCTGGCCCTCCTGTGGCTGGCCATGCTGCACGGCGCCAACGGCGTCCGCACGATCATCAACGACTACGCCGAGCGTGACGGCGTGCGCTTCTGGCTCTCCATGATCCTGTACGTGGCCACCGCCGCGATCATCGTGCTCGGCACCCTCGTGATCTTCACCTTCGAGCCCTGCATGGTGGACGCCACCGGCGCCCTGCTCGAGAACTCCCCCGCGATCTGCCGCTGA
- the sdhA gene encoding succinate dehydrogenase flavoprotein subunit: MQVHKYDVVIVGAGGAGMRAAIESGQRARTAVLTKIYPTRSHTGAAQGGMCAALANVEEDNWEWHTFDTVKGGDYLVDQDAAEVMAKEAIDAVLDLEKMGLPFNRTPEGKIDQRRFGGHTRDHGKAPVRRACYAADRTGHMILQTLYQNCVKHDVEFYNEFYVLDLVMVEEEATRQDGTPYAQKRVAGVVAYELATGELHTFQAKSVVFATGGAGKVYKTTSNAHTLTGDGMAIAYRSGLPLEDMEFVQFHPTGLAGLGILLSEAARGEGGILRNADGERFMERYAPTIKDLAPRDIVARSMALEVREGRGAGPNKDYVLLDLTHLEPAHIDEKLPDITEFARTYLGVEPYTEPVPVFPTCHYFMGGVPTNVKAEVLQDNDTVVPGLYAAGEVACVSVHGSNRLGTNSLLDINVFGRRAGIYAAEYAAQAEFVELPENGEERTRRHIESLRSATGDERVADIRAELQESMDADMQVFRDEESIRRALAKIEELRRRYENVSVQDKGQRFNLDLLEGMELGYLLDIAEAMTLAALGRKESRGGHYREDYPDRDDANFMAHTMIYRDENAEFEGVKGNRFETKPVIVTRYQPMERKY; encoded by the coding sequence ATGCAGGTACACAAGTACGACGTGGTGATCGTCGGCGCCGGCGGCGCGGGCATGCGCGCCGCCATCGAGTCCGGTCAGCGCGCCCGCACGGCCGTGCTCACCAAGATCTACCCCACCCGCTCCCACACCGGCGCAGCCCAGGGCGGTATGTGCGCCGCCCTCGCGAACGTCGAGGAGGACAACTGGGAGTGGCACACCTTCGACACCGTCAAGGGCGGTGACTACCTCGTGGACCAGGACGCCGCCGAGGTGATGGCCAAGGAGGCCATCGACGCGGTGCTCGACCTCGAGAAGATGGGCCTGCCCTTCAACCGCACGCCCGAGGGCAAGATCGACCAGCGCCGGTTCGGCGGTCACACCCGCGACCACGGCAAGGCCCCTGTGCGCCGCGCCTGCTACGCCGCGGACCGCACCGGCCACATGATCCTCCAGACGCTCTACCAGAACTGCGTCAAGCACGACGTGGAGTTCTACAACGAGTTCTACGTCCTGGACCTGGTCATGGTCGAGGAGGAGGCCACCCGTCAGGACGGCACCCCCTACGCGCAGAAGCGCGTGGCCGGCGTCGTGGCCTACGAGCTGGCCACCGGCGAGCTGCACACCTTCCAGGCCAAGTCCGTGGTGTTCGCCACCGGCGGCGCCGGCAAGGTGTACAAGACCACCTCGAACGCGCACACCCTGACGGGCGACGGCATGGCCATCGCCTACCGCTCCGGGCTGCCGCTGGAGGACATGGAGTTCGTCCAGTTCCACCCGACCGGCCTGGCCGGCCTGGGCATCCTCCTCTCCGAGGCGGCCCGCGGTGAGGGCGGCATCCTGCGCAACGCGGACGGCGAACGATTCATGGAGCGCTACGCCCCCACCATCAAGGACCTCGCCCCGCGCGACATCGTCGCCCGGTCGATGGCCCTGGAGGTCCGCGAGGGCCGCGGCGCCGGTCCGAACAAGGACTACGTCCTGCTGGACCTCACGCACCTGGAGCCGGCCCACATCGACGAGAAGCTGCCGGACATCACCGAGTTCGCCCGCACCTACCTCGGTGTGGAGCCCTACACCGAGCCGGTGCCGGTGTTCCCGACGTGCCACTACTTCATGGGCGGCGTCCCCACGAACGTCAAGGCCGAGGTCCTGCAGGACAACGACACCGTGGTGCCGGGCCTCTACGCCGCGGGCGAGGTCGCGTGCGTGTCCGTGCACGGCTCCAACCGCCTGGGCACCAACTCCCTGCTGGACATCAACGTGTTCGGCCGCCGCGCCGGCATCTACGCGGCCGAGTACGCCGCGCAGGCCGAGTTCGTGGAGCTGCCGGAGAACGGCGAGGAGCGCACCCGCCGGCACATCGAGAGCCTGCGCTCGGCCACGGGCGACGAGCGCGTCGCGGACATCCGCGCCGAGCTCCAGGAGTCCATGGACGCGGACATGCAGGTGTTCCGCGACGAGGAGTCGATCCGCCGCGCGCTGGCGAAGATCGAGGAGCTCCGCCGCCGCTATGAGAACGTCTCGGTCCAGGACAAGGGCCAGCGCTTCAACCTCGACCTGCTCGAGGGCATGGAGCTGGGGTACCTCCTCGACATCGCGGAGGCCATGACCCTCGCGGCACTGGGCCGCAAGGAGTCCCGCGGCGGCCACTACCGCGAGGACTACCCGGACCGCGACGACGCCAACTTCATGGCCCACACCATGATCTACCGTGATGAGAACGCCGAGTTCGAGGGCGTCAAGGGCAACCGGTTCGAGACCAAGCCCGTGATCGTCACCCGTTACCAGCCGATGGAGCGCAAGTACTGA
- a CDS encoding succinate dehydrogenase iron-sulfur subunit, translated as MSHAANETVAPAAGTPVAEETADTRPADQSSQGGAGGIESFDIVLKVRRYLPEASEESYWDEWRLTMYGTDRVLDALHKVKWDHDGTLSFRRSCAHGICGSDAMRINGRNRLACKTLLKDLDLSKPIVVEPIKGLPVEKDLIVDMDPFFQSYREVMPFLVAKGQEPTTERYQSQADRARYDDTTKCILCAACTSSCPVFWTDGQYFGPAAIVNAHRFIFDSRDDAGDMRLEILNDKEGVWRCRTTFNCTDACPRGIQVTQAIAEVKQAILARTF; from the coding sequence ATGAGCCACGCAGCAAACGAGACCGTCGCCCCCGCCGCGGGCACCCCGGTGGCCGAGGAGACTGCGGACACCCGTCCGGCGGACCAGTCCTCCCAGGGCGGCGCCGGTGGGATCGAGTCCTTCGACATCGTCCTGAAGGTCCGCCGCTACCTCCCCGAGGCCTCCGAGGAGTCCTACTGGGACGAGTGGCGCCTGACCATGTACGGCACGGACCGCGTGCTGGACGCCCTGCACAAGGTCAAGTGGGACCACGACGGCACCCTGTCCTTCCGCCGCTCGTGCGCGCACGGCATCTGCGGTTCGGACGCGATGCGCATCAACGGCCGCAACCGCCTGGCGTGCAAGACCCTGCTCAAGGACCTGGACCTGTCCAAGCCCATCGTGGTGGAGCCCATCAAGGGCCTGCCGGTGGAGAAGGACCTGATCGTGGACATGGACCCGTTCTTCCAGTCCTACCGCGAGGTCATGCCGTTCCTGGTGGCCAAGGGCCAGGAGCCCACGACGGAGCGCTACCAGTCCCAGGCGGACCGCGCGCGCTACGACGACACCACCAAGTGCATCCTCTGCGCCGCGTGCACGTCCTCGTGCCCGGTGTTCTGGACCGACGGCCAGTACTTCGGCCCCGCCGCGATCGTGAATGCGCACCGCTTCATCTTCGACTCGCGTGACGACGCCGGGGACATGCGCCTCGAGATCCTGAACGACAAGGAGGGTGTGTGGCGCTGCCGCACGACCTTCAACTGCACCGACGCGTGCCCGCGCGGCATCCAGGTGACCCAGGCGATCGCCGAGGTCAAGCAGGCCATCCTGGCCCGCACCTTCTGA
- a CDS encoding ABC transporter permease: MKALDLAGTAVTNTLRSKLRTFLTVIAIVIGAFTLTLTSGLGTGINKYVDTMVEGFGAPDELTVSKQADGPSLAPGGEPTEYDPDAAASGEMFGMPLLTQDDLDALRATEHVTGVETARLVEPDYIEGADGRKWEVPFMGASFEIDMLSLAAGRAPAEDGDALEVTVPTDWVESLGGAAPEDVVGQEVTLVASDPLGAQSGVDATVVGVTEPVASGSGAGPVPSPELEQRLHDVTTQGLPEEQRNTYFQAIVTVEGMPENEAAVKAALADRGYQAQTLEDQLGVVRGIIDAVTWVLNGFALIALLAASFGIINTLLMAVQERTREIGLMKALGMTGGRIFGLFTLEAVVIGLLGSLIGVGLGVAVGLVANQVLTQGVLSGVTGLVLFAVNPWALLLIIGLIVAIAFLAGTLPAARAARKDPIEALRHE, from the coding sequence GTGAAGGCCCTGGACCTGGCCGGGACGGCCGTCACCAACACCCTGCGCTCGAAGCTGCGCACCTTCCTCACCGTGATCGCGATCGTGATCGGCGCCTTCACCCTGACGCTCACGAGTGGTCTGGGCACCGGCATCAACAAGTACGTGGACACCATGGTCGAGGGCTTCGGCGCCCCCGACGAGCTGACGGTGTCGAAGCAGGCGGACGGGCCCTCGCTGGCGCCCGGCGGCGAGCCGACCGAGTACGACCCGGATGCCGCGGCGTCCGGGGAGATGTTCGGCATGCCCCTGCTCACCCAGGACGACCTGGACGCCCTCCGCGCCACCGAGCATGTGACGGGCGTGGAGACCGCCCGCCTCGTGGAGCCCGACTACATCGAGGGCGCCGACGGTCGGAAGTGGGAGGTGCCGTTCATGGGCGCCTCGTTCGAGATCGACATGCTCTCCCTCGCGGCCGGCCGGGCGCCCGCCGAGGACGGGGACGCCCTCGAGGTGACGGTGCCGACCGACTGGGTGGAGTCCCTCGGCGGTGCCGCGCCCGAGGACGTGGTGGGCCAGGAGGTCACCCTCGTGGCCTCGGACCCGCTGGGCGCGCAGTCCGGCGTCGACGCCACCGTGGTGGGCGTGACCGAGCCCGTGGCCTCCGGCTCCGGGGCGGGCCCCGTGCCGTCCCCCGAGCTGGAGCAGCGCCTGCACGACGTCACCACGCAGGGCCTGCCGGAGGAGCAGCGGAACACGTACTTCCAGGCCATCGTGACGGTGGAGGGCATGCCGGAGAACGAGGCCGCCGTGAAGGCGGCGCTCGCCGACCGGGGCTACCAGGCCCAGACGCTCGAGGACCAGCTCGGCGTGGTCCGCGGGATCATCGACGCGGTCACCTGGGTGCTCAACGGCTTCGCGCTCATCGCGCTGCTGGCCGCGAGCTTCGGCATCATCAACACGCTGCTCATGGCCGTGCAGGAGCGGACCCGGGAGATCGGCCTGATGAAGGCGCTCGGCATGACCGGCGGGAGGATCTTCGGCCTGTTCACGCTCGAGGCCGTGGTCATCGGCCTGCTCGGATCCCTGATCGGCGTGGGTCTCGGCGTGGCCGTCGGCCTGGTGGCCAACCAGGTGCTCACGCAGGGCGTGCTCAGCGGGGTGACCGGCCTGGTCCTGTTCGCCGTGAACCCGTGGGCCCTGTTGCTGATCATCGGCCTGATCGTGGCCATCGCGTTCCTCGCCGGCACCCTGCCGGCCGCCCGCGCCGCCCGCAAGGACCCCATCGAGGCCCTGCGCCACGAGTGA
- a CDS encoding ABC transporter ATP-binding protein, translated as MATAYDAPPVPGAPSREEPVLETENLVKVYGRGASRFDALKGVTLQIGRGESVAVVGKSGSGKSTLMHLLALLDQPTAGVVAMDGRPVSQLKTREVSHLRNERFGFVFQQFFLNAGQTVLENTVLPLKIAGVGRAERTRRGMAVLERLELADKAKNRATDLSGGQKQRVCIARALVNEPTVLFADEPTGNLDSATSAAVEDILFGLHRDEGITLVVVTHDDDLAAKCGRRLEMQDGRIVSDERAATGTGVCP; from the coding sequence ATGGCCACGGCCTACGACGCGCCGCCGGTGCCGGGCGCACCGAGCCGCGAGGAGCCGGTCCTGGAGACCGAGAACCTGGTGAAGGTCTACGGACGGGGAGCGTCCCGCTTCGACGCCCTCAAGGGCGTGACCCTGCAGATCGGCCGCGGCGAGTCCGTGGCGGTGGTCGGCAAGTCCGGGTCCGGCAAGTCCACGCTGATGCACCTGCTGGCGCTGCTGGACCAGCCCACCGCCGGCGTCGTCGCGATGGACGGCCGGCCCGTCTCCCAGCTCAAGACCAGGGAGGTCTCCCACCTGCGCAACGAGCGCTTCGGGTTCGTGTTCCAGCAGTTCTTCCTGAACGCCGGTCAGACGGTCCTCGAGAACACCGTTCTGCCCCTGAAGATCGCCGGGGTGGGACGCGCCGAGCGCACGCGCCGCGGGATGGCGGTGCTCGAGCGGCTCGAGCTTGCGGACAAGGCGAAGAACCGGGCCACGGACCTGTCCGGCGGGCAGAAGCAGCGCGTGTGCATCGCCCGCGCCCTGGTGAACGAGCCCACCGTGCTCTTCGCGGACGAGCCCACCGGCAACCTGGACTCCGCCACGTCGGCGGCCGTGGAGGACATCCTCTTCGGGCTCCACCGGGACGAGGGCATCACCCTCGTGGTGGTCACCCACGACGACGACCTCGCGGCCAAGTGCGGCCGTCGCCTCGAGATGCAGGACGGCCGGATCGTCTCCGACGAGCGCGCCGCGACCGGGACGGGGGTCTGCCCGTGA